GGTCGCCCAAGCTAATACCGCCACACACGGCGGGTGAGAAAGTAACCGATGACGATCAGAATGACGTTGCCTCCCCAGACTCCCCACGAAGGAAAACTTCCGGATTTCGCTTGGGCGACTCCCACCGCCATCAGCGGATAATAAATCGCAAGAATCGGGAAAAAGCAGGCAAAAAAGCTGGTCAAGAAGTCTGCATTTCGCAGCCAGATGGCAAACGGCGCTCCGACCAGCACGAAGCACAAGCACGTAAATCCGTTCGCCCAGCGCCGATATGGCTCCATTTTCAGTCGATGTAGCCAATGCTGCGCATCGCTCAGTCGTTGTCGCTGCCTGTCCCAGCTTGGCCCGGTCAGCGTGGAAAAATCGCCGCCGATCATCTGAAACGCCGCTTGGACGGCCATTTGTTGCCGAAGCTGGTCGATGCGCTTGACTTGCTGCGCCGTTTCGGAGGGCAGCTCCCGCAGCGCGATGCTCGATGGGCTTCGCGTGCCGCCGCCTTTTCGGCTGGCTTCGTTCAGCGGGATGACACGCTCTTTCGCGCCAGGAAGCCAAGTGCGCGCCTCTCCCATTTCCACGTAGGAATTCACGCAAGTGATGGTCAGCGTGCGATTGA
This genomic window from Pirellulales bacterium contains:
- a CDS encoding LptF/LptG family permease, with the protein product MRILTRYVMFELLKVFLVSVAGMTLLFILVGVFREAYSNGLGAKQIFMLLPYVLPEALQFAVPATTLFAACSVFGRLASSNEVVAVKASGISPFALLLPAWVLAFLLSLCEVWLNDLAVSWGRDSITRLVIESVEEIAYNHLQQTRSYSSGQFSIIVNRVEGKKLIAPLIKFQSGDDELPTTIECEEATMRSDLVNRTLTITCVNSYVEMGEARTWLPGAKERVIPLNEASRKGGGTRSPSSIALRELPSETAQQVKRIDQLRQQMAVQAAFQMIGGDFSTLTGPSWDRQRQRLSDAQHWLHRLKMEPYRRWANGFTCLCFVLVGAPFAIWLRNADFLTSFFACFFPILAIYYPLMAVGVAQAKSGSFPSWGVWGGNVILIVIGYFLTRRVWRY